ctgcacacacacgcgcgtctGGAAGCAAAAACAGCTGGATTAATGCGACGTAGACGTAATGCGATTTTGTTTGGCTGCACAGCGAAACGATAACACCAGCTGATCTTGACGATACAGCGGCAAAACAGGTACTGTCTGCGGTGTTAAACAACACTTTCTGATGCTGCCAGTATCCGCGGGTGACGCCAAATCAACAAGGAACATTAGTCCAAACCGAACATTTTATAATTGCTTGACAAAAgtccgggaaaaaaaacaacccttttgAAATCAGAAGTtgcctcctcacctctcctccactGCGAGGAGTCCAGCGAGGCCGTCTTCCTCAGCTTCGTCCTCGCCGTCAGCAGCTGGCTGCTGTCGAAGAATCGGGGGGAGAACGGGGCCAGGGGTAGCGATGGGGATTCAGACTCGCAATCATGTCGCCGCGCCGGGCTGCCTGTGGGGTTCTGCTCCGCGTCCTCCGAGGGCGgaggtggcggcggtggcgggggaggtgggggtggcggcggtggcgggggaggaggcggagcacACGTCGACGGAACGGCCGCGGGAGCTGAGAGGGGGGGCAGCGAGAGGAAAGCCGGCGAAGAGGCGGGGCTCTGGAGTTCAACGGCTGGTAGGGACACAGCGTCGCAGCTCAAGACGTCAGGCCGAGGAGCGGCGGAGAGCTGCGGGAGGTCGGTCTGAACGCCGGCCGCCTGGGTGTGCGGCTGCTGCCCCGCTCTCCTCCGACTGTGAGGCTGACTCAGGCGCGACCGGCTGGACTTCAGAGTCACCTGGCCCGGATAACGCTGTGCGGGGAGCGAACAGAGACACAATGATGCGGTGACACGTCGTCCCTCGGGTGACAGGCTGTTCCAGCTGAGCGTCACACTGTGGATGTTCTCACCTGTTTGAGGCTGCGGAGTCGCTCCAGGGTCCTCTGCCTCTCCTGACTCACTCTGGCATTTTGTTTGGCTTCGTCATCCTCTTCGGCTTCTCCTCCCTttacaggaacaaaacaaaagtagaTTTGCTGTAGTAGCTTGATTGTTTTAAAGGACACACATTATGTTCTTTCCGGTTTTGTACAGGTTATACACGGTAAATGGCGACGTTACGGAAGTGTGTAGGGCGCGCCAAGCGGCCAGTCTGGCACGCGCCCAAACAGagccaggtaaagcgagagcaGAGGGCCAGCACTCCCAACATGTGccggaagcggttgaccaatcacaacagagtgggccagctggccaatcagagccgacggaggggccttaaagagacaggagctaaaaccacgTGTTTCAGAGtgaagctgaaaaaaaggagctgCAGGGATGAACAGTATGAGGAAACATACTGTCCATTTAATATAattatgagcataatatgtctcctttaattatGAGAATATTAACAGaagttgattgattgatgtgtTTAAGGGTGCTTCCACACCCAAACTGTTCGGTTTAGGAAAAGACTAAATCTGGTCTTTGTCTGTTCTGTGCGATTTGATGAGGCCGGTGTTAAAGCTGTCGGCGTGGACGAAAACACCAGGAAAAGATCTTTAGATGCATGCAAATAATTTGGTCTAACACCTGTGCGTCAGTACATGTGCGTGGAGATGTGCTCGTGTCCTACTCCATGCATGTTGTTTCTCATCAAACACAAATTAACAGTCCCCCTGTAATGAccctccccccttttccatTGCCGTTTATGATATACAGGGTCTTGTTGCAGTCAAAATTATTAATGCTCACGATAAATTCTTTCTTCATGAGCTGCTCAGAGATTATAAATGAACACCACAGCAAAATGCAGCGTGATTTTCTGGCAGTCTCTGGAATATGTTTTCCCCACGAGGGACCATGAAGTGCTGATGATGTAGGATGACAAACCAGAACTGTCCAATCAAATAGTCTCCTATCGCCTCTGATAGCCAAAATGAAGCAACGCTGCAATTTGTTCCTGAAGagtaaatgaagagaaaaagattgTAGTGACCTCTCTTGATGGATATGGATCTTTTTTTGGTCGACTTTTCCTCTGGCAGCTGGACAAGGCGCTTTTATATAACAACGACCACACATGGATCCTAGTCCACGTCCCATTCATACCCACTGCCATAAACGTGTGCACCTCAAGACAGCAAGTGATGGCTCGACTCTAAATAGAATTACGGCCGGGCGATGGTATCCTTCAAACCCCCAAACTAAAGACACCATAATTGTCTTTAACCCTCCGGCACAAAGTGCCACTTAATTTAACAGTGCAGTAAATATGTcgattattaattattatattaattattattaatatgtagATGTAGCCATGATGAATCTTACCTGATGCAGGGCCGGAAGAGAACTGCAGTCAGCAAGGCTACCGTGGCGCTGCTGTATCTTCTGGTTGTGATTGACAATACAGATTTCCTACGAAAGAAATAACATattaatgatgaaataaaataaaggaacTGCTGCCTTTTCCCCGGAGATATCTCCGCTAAGAGAACATAACTGTGGTCAGTGCTTGCCTTCTTGTTTTTGAGGTAGACTTTCTTGGCGGTGATGCGACCTCGACGGGCCTCGAGCTGCCGCGTCCTCTGCTGCAGGACGCAGAGTTCCTCGTCCCTGAGGGGGGATGGCGGCGTTGCGGGATCTTCTTCTCCCTTCATGGCATCAGGGCTCTCAAAGGCGTCGTAGTACACGACCTCATCCTGTCGCTCTGGTGCACACACGAGAACAGGTTCGTCAAAAACGCTGCGGCGACCAGGTGCTTCTTTCGAAAGGCTGGTCACGTCACCTGCGAGTGATACCTGATTATCTACAGGAAAATTGAATGGCCACTACTTTAGTCGTTGATGAAccatttcacttgtttttttgtttggtctcaCAAAACGTGGAATATTTCCTGCTTCCCTTTGTCACTCGACGTGATTGCAGCAAACTGAAACACCATCACAATTGTCCTGGATAAAACTGAAAATGGTGTTTtgtcacagatttaaaaaacagtggttgatcaaaaaaaaaaattgtcagattAAAGGATAAAGACAATAATCATCATTTTCAGTAGATCTTGTTTATAAAACTGAACCCAATACAACATCTGATAAACGTTTTTACACGGATACAAAGAAAAGATCTATTTTTCAAGTTCCTGTTATTTACCAGCCCAGTATGTTACGTTATATACTAATATCAACACATCTGCAATAAGCTAAAAATGAGCTGTTGATATCATGTTATAACCCACTGTGTCTGTCAGGCTCTACACTGTCCCCACGCAGACAGAGAGCCTTCGCACTGATCTCCAGCCGGCTGAGGTGAAAGAACAAACAGGACCTCACCTGTCATCTGCCTGCGCAGACTCTGCAGCTGAGAggtgagcagcagctcctcgcAGCGCAGCACCTCGGCCTGGATGTCATACAGCTGCAGCTGTAGCTCGTAGTACAGCGCCTCCAGATGGTCCAGACGCAGCATGGCATCCTCCCCGCCCTGCAGACTCTGCATCTAGATCCCAACAAATTTCCCCGGGGCCAAAGGGACGCATACTTTAGATCGAGCCGATTTTCCAAAGTGCCTTGTAGCGCTTAACcgcatttgtttttaacataCGTGGATATTGGACCCACGGCCGTTCACTTGTTCTGTCTAAATGCTGAGCTACGACATTCTAATTTAGGAAAAGGTCAATTGCAGCTTGTGAGTATTTCCACATGTAAAGAAAATGCTTGACCCCAGTCAAGTCATTCCCAATGACTCATTTCCACTGTTGCAGACCAGGATGTTATGGACTCCATCACAGGATGTCTGAGCTGTGAGGTCATTTTCCCTTTAGCAATCGACTTTTCCATATTCAAATGTTCCCGTCTCTCACTCATGTCATGTGTGGCTTTTGATAAACTCACTCAGCATCacaggctttttaaaaacacactacGATAAACTTCACGATCCGACAaacgtgcgcgcacacacacgcgcacacacacacacacacacacacacacgcacacacacacgctacctCCTCCTTCAGGCCGTGTTTCCTCTGTTCCAGGCAGATTTCTTTGGCCCTCATCAGCTGCAGGGTTTCTCTGGACACGGCGTACTGCAGACGCTCCATGCGATCGACTGCTGCTGCCCACGCCGACTTGCCAAACTTCCTCTGGTCCGCACGCATACGCTCAtacagagctgcaacaatgagtCGTTCAGTCAATTATGGATCAACggaaaattaattggcaactgTTTTTGCTAAAACTTCGTTGTTTTCTTGCTTTTCTCTCTACATCATTGTGAACTTCACATTTTTTCAGTCAGACACAATGAGAAatttgaagacatcaccttGGACTCTAGTAAACTAGACTTTCTGATGATTTGCATAATCATTCATTCTTAGCCGCAGCCCTAAAATGGGCACTACAGCAGTGTTTGACCATAGTGCTTTGACCCAGAACGTAGTTAAGTGAATCCTAGCCCATGCCTAAACAGCAATCAGTAGTTTCTTTTGCATAGCTGAGATGGTTTTGGGATTAAAATTCTTTTGGAGCAGGGTGGGAGAATTTACAGAAATCACTCTGGCATGTGAGCGGTCAGAGATGAGGATCCGATACGGCGGAAATGTTAGTTTAAAAAAGTTTCCTTTCCTGTGTTTACCTTTCTGGGCTCGAGCAGTGGTTTCAAAGAACCTCACAGTCAGGTCCTGTATGGAGAGCACGGCAGCGTGAGCCTTCTTCTGccactcctcatcctccttcctcAGGCCCTCCACGCGACGAGGACCCAGCCGCTGCGTCTCCAGAGAGATCTGCCGATGTTAAACCCGGTCAATTATACAGTATCAGTAAATACTGAGTTCAGTCAGACACTGTGGGATCGccctcatgaaaaaaaataaaaaaatcgaGACAACTGTGCTCCAGTATTATACTAAGCATATACTATACTCCGTATGTTGTCCGACATTATAAAAGTTCATATTCATGGATTTTGTCACTCTtataattcttcttcttcgatGGCAGACCATCGTAGCCTCCGTTTTTGGGGATGCAAACGGTGAGTATAGTGTTAGTATGGATtcagtaagtaagtaagtaaaatgtatttatatagcgcttttcacagacataagtcacaaagtgctttacaaaggTATAAACAATAAACCgagcaaacacagagaagaagaaacaatgcatcaagaaacaaaagaaaaacaaaaacaaaaatataaaacaaaagtcAACAGTGCATAGTTTAAAACCATTTGGTTTGCCAAATGCTTTCAGGTCAACAAAATGCCTGAGTAAACAGCAACGTCTTCAGTTGGTTTTTAAAGGCGTCCACGGAGACAGCAGTGGGTTCGCTGCGTGCCCCGTCTCGAGCCCTGTTTCTTATagtctgtatttattcattttttggaaaaCTGGCACCATTAAAAGTATGTGTGAATAACTATAAGAGGCTTCTGTTTGCAGTGTGCCAATGGAAGTACCAAAAACTATCCCTGTattactgaagaaaaaaacatgaggatTCACAGCCAAGTTTTGGAACTctaaacatttatttctaaGCAGATTTATGGATGGTAATTTGCAATGATAGTGCTGATATCCTTAGTGTCACACCGAATCTTAAGATTCTACACCGTCAAAATATGTTAACAGTtggaattttaaaatgatttatttacataataatattgaCTTAATAtacatctagctatttgtactTGGATATCAtctatggtctgaaaaatctacagagaataagtaaatttgagtctggaaaaagtctggagTTTTGAAATAGAACATGTGTAGGAACTCTGACTTGTATTACAAAGGTTTGGGTAAATTACATagggaaatgtggaaaaaaaataaattcaccaTGTGAAGCAAAGTGAGCCTTTCTGTTAATGTTAACAGAAAAGTTAAACACTGTCTGAGGCATGTAcacaatatttagttttttttggttgagtGGCAGCCGGTGGCTAAGGAAACAGTGTACCAAGAGAGGACAGAATAGATTCCTGTGAATATATGCAAATTCTGAATGTGAATGTCCTGCGTCAGGCAGGAAAGTGAAACTGAGAAGAGGCCAACTAATACAACAGGACAGTGATCCAAAACAGACCTCGACCTCTGCCATTGAACCATTTCAAGATGCACCAGCTGAAGCTTTTGGAACGGCCCCCTCCGTCTCCTGCCCTGAACATCACTGGAAATCTGCGGGGTGGATCTTAAACATGCAGTGTGTGCAGGACAAACTAAACATATCTCAAGGGGCTTGAAGTGAGCTGCAGCAAGGTTGTTTGCAAGCTGTGATTTCTgccaaaagggggggggggttactaaGTACTGACTTGGTAGGGTGCCCAAAAGTGCACGTACCGCAAGCACCGTTTAATttcttgaaataaaaagtaacagtACATTAACAATTGAATAAAGGCTcttttataaatgtatgtttgCTGCAGGAATTCCATTTGTGTATTTTCAACTAAAGAAAATCTACAAAGAGTCAGTTGCCCTGCAGTACCAGCGGGTtacagcagatggtgctgtACAGTGAGTCATGACCAGAAGCATGCCTGAGCGTGTTTATGTTCAGAGTGACACTAACCCAGTGTCCTACTGGGCTGCtctgatagaaaaaaaacacagtgccACGTGGAGTCCCGTCCTGGGAGTTCACTGAGAAATACGACCCCCAGGAACAGACTGTACACAGCTAAACTCTGGGCCTCGTGCACGTGCAGTCGTACATTAATACGTCAATGTTCAACAGATGGGAGTCGGTGCCCTAAAACAAACAAGGCCGCGGTGATCGCCGAAAAAATCTCAAAGGCCTTGATTTTATGTTAGCCGGCATACCCACTGCTTAGTACCGCGAGTGTGTCTGCACGTGAGGCACAAGAACAGGGagtggtttatttattttattattataattattttttttggggggggggggagaccgTGAGCgagtgggggaggagagatTACGTCAGAGaccagaaaaacagaaaaataacttCAGGAATGAGAGAAGCCGATGGAGAGAATGTTGGAGCAGACATTTAACTTGGGTCCCTTTGAGCCATGATCTCACCGTTGTACAGTAACGTACAGCGAGAAGAGAGCTGTGAGCACATAGCACGCGTGAACGCATCGGACAAGAGTTCCACCAGCGCAACAAGTGGACGAGTCACTTAGATTTCGCAGCTCGATCACACCTTGTGACATGTCACACGCTCTGTCACCAGTGGCATTTGAAACATCCGTTGTATAACCAGGGTTGGGTAGTAACAGATTCCATTATTTCGGGATTACGTCATCGCGCtgacaacaaaaaatacaagcAACTACGATCAgtgaagattacatttttaaatgttcatgtttgtctGACGTACAGTCAGCGTTTCTGAGATAGATGCTTCGCCCtgtggtggggggaaaaaagattgatGTTGTCTCAAAAATATCCTTCCATTCCTGACATGGTGCCAACACTTTGACTTCAGAAATGCGCAACGCAAGAAAGTTCGATGCCATTGTAACGTCGCATCACATGCCTCTAGCTGACGCTTtggtccaaagcgacttacaataagtgcattcaaaccATGAAGATGTCACCCAAAAAGTGCAACACTCATGCGAGATTGCGAgtacatacatatttttcaccatttatgcCCATGCCGTCTTCCAGAGTGATATGGCTGCTCATTTCCTTTGCATTGAAAATGAcatgatgaaaaaatgttttgtacattACTGCTCACAAAATAATATATGCAATTCAGCACCCGACCACAGTTCAACATATTCTGACCGGACCGTGGGCACAACTTtgcatgttgttgatgtttgctGTGTCCCTGCTGACATTCGTGACTAATCAAACTGAAGCCAAACGTCTATGAATCATTTTGATTCTAAAAATAGTCGGTTACACTGGTTTCATGCAAAGCAGAAAGCATCTACGCGCACTGCTGACAAGATACAtcttctgtccccccccccccaaaaaaatgatcagtTCAGCTTGTTGAAACGTGGCACTTTACGCTTCAATACATTACATACTGTCTGGAAGCACAGGGAAATACATGCAAGTGTCCTATTAACCTATGCAGCTTAAATGCAGGACAGGGGGAGCGTGTGTGAGT
The sequence above is a segment of the Scophthalmus maximus strain ysfricsl-2021 chromosome 2, ASM2237912v1, whole genome shotgun sequence genome. Coding sequences within it:
- the jmy gene encoding junction-mediating and -regulatory protein produces the protein MSFTMEDNLESGWVSVRPRVFDEKERHKFAFIVAWNDIEGRFAVTCHNRTAQRRATFLDPLLDCSAGSGAPGAPLAAEKHARGPGATASDGARQAARARPRSVPEGKPAARAGGGDGTAAKVAGSQTSECVSRASGSWDVVTDIEILGPADAPPSPGEADPGDREDFSWAGLFSFQDLRAAHLQLCSVNSDLAPCLPALPQEPCGVWSALFGAPAAARRDTGPLCRQLQVYLGHALDACGWRILSRVLFSESDGAEEEYYESLGELRRKGHEDALDRAKRRMQEVLDKHKALDSMVELLQVYPEEDEAYGELLEATTQLYHYLLQPFRDMRELAMLRRQQIKISLETQRLGPRRVEGLRKEDEEWQKKAHAAVLSIQDLTVRFFETTARAQKALYERMRADQRKFGKSAWAAAVDRMERLQYAVSRETLQLMRAKEICLEQRKHGLKEEMQSLQGGEDAMLRLDHLEALYYELQLQLYDIQAEVLRCEELLLTSQLQSLRRQMTERQDEVVYYDAFESPDAMKGEEDPATPPSPLRDEELCVLQQRTRQLEARRGRITAKKVYLKNKKEICIVNHNQKIQQRHGSLADCSSLPALHQGGEAEEDDEAKQNARVSQERQRTLERLRSLKQRYPGQVTLKSSRSRLSQPHSRRRAGQQPHTQAAGVQTDLPQLSAAPRPDVLSCDAVSLPAVELQSPASSPAFLSLPPLSAPAAVPSTCAPPPPPPPPPPPPPPPPPPPPPSEDAEQNPTGSPARRHDCESESPSLPLAPFSPRFFDSSQLLTARTKLRKTASLDSSQWRRASSPMDEVLASLKRGSFHLRKAELRVLAPDPDDDSENILAQIRQGVRLRKVRTRPEQQQRHVKGFPHSADALTRSIHEALRRIKEASPDSESEDEGLPCTDWEN